The genome window TGCCATTGAAAGATTTCGTTCAACTTAAATATCAATCATGGTGAAGGAAAAGGCACGTCCTAAAGTACTCAGGAACAACATTCAAACAGAAAATGCTACAGAGCCATAGCGAAGACCTTAAATATCCATGTCGGTATGATTCATTTAATAATATGCTGGTTGAAATTCATGGAACCACAACTAATTATCCGGGTAAATGTGGGCCACGCAAGATTTCACAACATACCCTCGGACTAATGATGAGGAAGGTAAGATGACCTGAAAACAGCAGCTTCCTGTTGACATCCTGAGGTCATCTATGAATGCCAACAATAAGAATATTGGTAATTTGTAGTCTAAATACCctgtcaggtttttatttttaaacgtcTTCTTTTTGCTTATGAACACATAGTTTTTGTTCGTATTAATTAGTACACATACAAAAAGAAGTAAatatatgcactggaagtatcttaaaacacaaaactgtccaaatacttatttcccatgACTGTTTTATTGAGATTATCCTTGGAAATTTCAGCATTGTGATCTGTTTATCTGTCCTCAGTAGGATGCCTTCTTGCTCACGTCAGTCTCTGCCCATCTTGTTACTCATTCAGAAAGCGCGAGAGAGCTTCCTCTCTCATCACGTCCCCGAGGGTGAGCGTTTGTTGATCTTTGACCTCTGCGCCGACACGCCAAGCTCTGCGCAGCGGGTAGGCCACGCGCACTCAGCCTTGAGCCGGTGCCTGGAGATGCTGGAGTGTCTGGTTGCCCGAGAGATGGAGGAGCTGGGTGAAGAATTCGAAGGCGAGTACGAAACTGCCAGGAAAACCGTGAAGGATCGACTCGGGCATCTTCTGCACAGCACTGGAGCACTGCTGGAGAACGGAGAGGATGTGTGTGCTCCATTGCCTGAGTTCCAATGTGTCGAGGTAGGTAAAgtgagacggggagagagattTTCCTTTTTGCTTTATAAGCATTTATGACCTACGTTCACATGTACAggggacagtggtggcttggtcgggggttcaagccccagcgctgccactgctgggcctttgagcaaggcccttgaccttgactgtatcatggctgaccctgtgctctgaccccagcttcctgatgtgccggggtatgcgaagaaaatttttttcactgtgcatatgcatatgtgaccaataaagattcattatcattatgtagTGCAAATGAAAGAGTGTGGTTTAGGATCCTTTCAATCAAACCTGCTCACTtatatatagaaataataattcTGCATGATTGTGTGTATGCTTTCTTTGCTACATATATTGAACAGGCATAATGTTTCTAATCTACCTGCTACAAGCCTTTTCCCATCTTTGAGAAACTTGAACCAGGAAGTCACATGACATGCTTCCCTAATTATTTCCCGCCTGGCCCTAAGATCATATTGCATTTACACTTGGTGCAGTCACACCAGAGTTCTCTTTAAGCAAACCAAAGAGCAGTGTGTTCAGGCACTAAAGATCCGTTCCTTCGAGCCCTCAATTAAATACCGAACTGCTGGTGCATACGGACTGGGATTTTGGGGGAAAAGCGTAACCAGTGACTTTACAGATGATTTTAAAGTACCCCTGAAATCAAAGTTGGTGTTTCAGAGCGGTTTTTTGTACATTAGTGTTAAAGGTACGATACGAAAGTGTATCTGGGGGTAAATTGTTTTGGAGACATTATTAGTTTCATTTTAGAATTAGTCACTTTTGGGAAACCAATCAAAAGCTTTTGATGGTTCATATTTGTGGAAATATTCATGATTGCTAAGTGAAATGCTCTGTAGAACCATATATCTTGCGTTACAGTAGCGGAtcgggggggtggggtggggggggtgacTGGTTGGTGTTTATTCGTTTTGAAAAGGTTGGAATTTGTTTGAGCTGACTCTTATGTGCTAGGCATTTTCTGAGATGTTTTACCAACTTGGGTCTCTTCAATGCTGGAATATGTCCCTTTCTCAGCAAGAGACTTGAAACACTGTTGTGGGTTCTCCAtcagtaaaagtaaataaaaggctATTGTTAATCTTATTGCTGTTTTCCAtatttagctagcttgctaaacTACTGCTGAGTTTGTTTAGTTTAAGTGGGGTTGTGGCATGGCGTATCTCAAACGCTACTGGCTGTTGTGTAAATCATTCAAGCATCACTCTGACTTACTGGTTCAGAAGGAAATACCTATTGAATATTGAATCAATTTCATGGCGACCGTCTCAGGCAATCTAAAGGGGGCCAAACATCGCACCACTGACCACCAGTGAACTTGTATCTTTGATGTAGCGTTCAAAACCCATCCTGATCAGACtaatcatttcatttgattCAAGAACTTGAGCTGGAAGAGGATTGTGGgagtgaaatgtattttatatacatatattatatatatttatttatattgatttctttgaattttcttttatatttcgggtttgttttatgttataatTCCTTTGCATTGTGAAACAGTGTACAGCTGTGGCTGTAGGGAGAATTTTAGCTTAGGTTGGAGCTTTGCCATTTTGTCTCAGTAAATCCCTCTTTACGGTAAAGGAGCACctcccacacacaaacagtgcTGTATAGAATAGCTGCCAACAGATCACATTGTGAGTAGATGCAGTTACTAGCTGACATGGTAAACTGTGTTTGATCCCATACTGCATCCCAAATGAGAGAGTTATAAATTTGCCTGTTCTGAGTGTCATGGTGGCACAGCGGGAAACGTTGCCGCTTCATAGCTCCAGCGTCCCCtatttgatcctgagctctaGTTACTGTctatggagttttgcatgttcctCCTGTGTCTGTATGGGTTTCTTCCAGTGGAGGTTTATTAGTTGTAATATCAGGATCAGTTGCAGTGTTTAAAGAACTTGGAATTATTAGGCTTTATTGGACAATTCTGTAATTTTACGATATTGAGGCTTGCATGCTGACCTTTCagtcaacttcaactttcaagTTGATATTATCTATATTATTAAgcagtatttacaaaaaaaaatatttctaagCTTCCTAGtggcaaaaaacaacaacaacatacatTTAAAAGATATGTGCATTTTTGTCACATAGAATCAGACAGTATAATTCCAAAGTCTTATATGAAAGTGTATACACTGACCACAGTTTGTCTGCtttttctcatacacacactctattCCCTTATTAAACAGAGTGTagactgacacacactctcagacagACTCCTCTCTTATTCTCagtttctctcactcactcacacacacacactcatgcacacacacacaccacacacacacacacacacacacacacacacacacacacacacacacacacaaaactctgtctttctttccccCTGAGACTGTAGGAAAGAGAGACCACAGACATCTCCCTCGCTGTGTCTATCTGAAtcgtgtgtgtctgtttggGCATGTatttggattattattattattattaatattattattattattattattataacactgAAAGGGTCACAAATAACACCACCACATGGTGTTCCAGTAAGATTTTCATCTAATAACAattaagaacaacaaaaaaaggaacagTGCTCTCcgattcatatctgtatttgtgttgCGTCATTACTGGGGACCGAGTGTCCTCAAAGTAATAGGAAAGTCTGACAGTTCTGACCTTGTGGCAGCATTTGGATGATCCCCAAGAGGAGAACTGGTTTACGCTGACGGGAAAAAATAACAGTAGTATTAAACTAACATAATTAAAGCATGTGGAGTAGAATAACGGAGCGGTAAACGTTACTGCCTGACTACCCCTACGGTTCTGACCTGCTCCGTTGCTTTGAAAATACACGATCAACTCATGCTGGATGTACGAAAAGAAATTGTGCTAATGTAATGCGGTTCATTCACGTGGAACTGATGTACGCAAGTGAATTAAGCAAATTcagttcgtttttttttttttttttttgccagacgGCTTAACAGGCATTTTCGCtcactgactgtctgactgagCCGATTACAGTCTGACAAAACTAGGCTTGTTTATATTACAAAACTAAAAGAGACAAAAGTATTCGTTTTGGTTGCTGAGGTTTAGGTGTATGCATGGCATTAATAACCTGCAgtattaattatttcattagaaGGGCACAAGGACAGTAAAgccaacgtgtgtgtgtttcttgcagGGTTTGGACGAGGTCGAGGGTTCAGGCAGCTTTGCTGCTAAGCTCTGGACCTACAGAGTTCTGCTGGAGTTGATCCACTGGAGCGACTCGGCCGCTCACGCCCTTCGCCTCCTCCACTCCGAGCGAGAGAATGAGCAAGAACTCTAGATGATTACATCCTCTGTGCATGGAGTACGTCCTGATTTTGCTCAGAAACAAGAGTCAGCAGGGGCGAGGCTTAagtttttcatttcttcctttTATTTCTTTGGCTTGTCATGCTGACTTGCTCAATAAACTCTGGTTTTAATCACACAATATAATGGTATAGATAAATCATCAGCTAAGCTAGCCATCTGCTTAAACGCCGACTGAGATAACGTGAGCCAGTTAACTAGTCGATTTAATTAATGCTACCTCACTAGCACCTGATGTTAAGTAGACAGATAGGTTCATTAAAACCAGTAGTCAAGTGCACAAGCAAGATCAGTTTAGTTCAGTTTAAGCCCTGCCCTTGTTGACCCAAGAATGACAGTCACAAAATCAGGACACTACTGTGCATTATGATCACttattgtattaaataaaaagaccCAAAATTGCACCTGAGTGGGGCAACAGAACGTTGTTCACCCTGACATCTGGAGATTACGAGATCAAATGGCTAGTGGGGTTCAGATGGGTTTTATAATCTCTGTTCTCCATCAATCATAGTGGCACCAGTCAATCATGGGCATCCTAACTCATGTACAGTCAtgagaaaaaataagtacaccccatggacaCTGTTGGTTTTTTTGACTTACTTGgacgagcaaacatttgatcatctttgaaacagtgcctgttaatgaagttgatacacTTCAAtgaaggaaaattagctttttcaatcatttattgaacaaaaatatcaatatttGTGACATAGGTAGTTAAAATGTCCTAGCTAGCAAGGTTATAAAACAATACTCATTAAGAAACAATTGGGGCAAATGCTACGATTCCCAGCTAAATGGAAACTTGTCAGGCGGTCGGCTCTTTAGCTTAGCTAACTAACTACCTTATGGTTGTCAGTTGCTAGCACAAGTCTTCCACGTGGCAGTTATTTCTTCAAAAAGTTAACTATCCTGGGCATTTGGAAGTTTGTTGCATTGGTAATTTACAAGACAAATGTGTCAGTTGACCAGTGTTTGCATTCCTTTGAGCTTTAGAGCTTTATGTACTTTAGTAAAACATGGACCATACAATTTCAAAAGTTTAAGCTTCACAGCTAATGAGTAGAACCTCACAGTGGTCTAAAACAAGTCCTTGTCAGCTTCCTCTTAACGTGTCTGTTAATGGATGAAGCTGTTTAGAAgtataaaaacagaagaaaaaaaatactaaacactacaaaaaataacttttttccaGTTTTAACTAGATAACTTAAACTATGTATATACAAGAGCAGAATTCACTTTATTTTCCAAGCTAGTTAGCAAACTTTCAAGTTAGCATGCTACCTGGTTTGCAGATTGGCTGATTCTTCATCTTTTTTCTTTGGGTTTTATGGCAGTTGGCCAACAAATTTTGGTGCATCTCTCCCACCTACTGTGATGGAGTGTGGAGCATCGATGTGAAGGGTGGGATTAGGATTAGGATGTAAATTAGTTATGAAGCTGGCATAATTTGATGCCCAGTTTTAGGGAGCTTGATTGTACAAAACTCAAGAAAAAAACGACATTGTTCTTGCTGCTAAGATTGTGTGTTCCTGTTGAAAAATATGCTAGTAACTATATACTCCGTTAATAAATACCCTTAATGCATATCCGAAGGGAAAATCAACAGGGGCGAGATAAAAAAACAGTACTGAATGTAGAGTCTTAGCATGTGAACACTGTACTAACACTCTGCGCTGCTCAAACGGCTTCTGTGTAACATTTCTCCGTACCTGACTGTGAAATGAAcaacctttttaaaaacaattgtgACGCTATGTTAGCATTATAtattagcattaacattaacaaacaTTTTAGCCTGAATGTTacagttttctttctttaattatttgatcaacattatgtatttatttactttatattttttattaaacctGTTAAGAATTTGTGCCAGAAACAGTACTAACAACTACATGCAAACATGCTGTGAAAATCTAACCCGTTACTAATTGTTGCTCAGTTTTTGCTATGTATTGTAGTAGACCTGTTAGCAAAGTGTTTTGCACACCTTAGACATGTACACAAAAGGTGTTTTCCAGATACACTAGCTGCTTcaattgaaaaaaatgtgagAATGTAGAgactataaaaaatattttgtatttttatttattagtggGTGATATAAacctgataaataaataaaaaatgaactaaCTTGGAATTGTTTTGCTGTGATTTATTGAAAAGATGATGCATTACCTGTATGCTAGAATGTAATATGGAAACATTAGTAACTATTTCATGCCTACTGACCACCTGAATATCTTCTTGTGCCTGGTTATCTGATGCTTATAGAAACACCATCATGTATGTAAGCAGTACGTAATGTATGTTTGGGTTACTGTCTCTATTTAAAGGTCCACCCATCATGTATTGACACTTCACAGAAATACTTATTGGCTTTAGGAAAGTAATCTAGCAGTATACATGGTGCCATCTTGCCACATGAGCTTCTGGTCCACCAGCAACAAAACCATATTTTACAGTAGTTTTGGGTACTTTTCCTTGTATGCAATCCTAATATTTTTGGCAAATATGCTGATCATACTAATGAGGTTCTCATTTGTACTTATTTGACCACAATGCACAGTTCCACTTGTAGTTCCAGTGACAACTGGTGAAGTTCAGGTGCTGAATTTTATGAGCTGCTCCCAGGAAGAGCTTCATAGTGCACACTTGAAGACAGAACactattgggtttttttgttgggTGTGAATACATTTAGAGTCTATTGTATGTCCTCACTTTAGATTATGTCAGTCCTGTCCTCCAACTCTGAGGGCTgtcatgaaataaaagaaacaagtcaGTGCATGTTCACTTTCATCACTCGTTCATCAAGACCTACTCGTTCAGGAATGAACTCTCTAGTGTTCACTTGGGAGCAGATTTTTCTGGTGCTCACTCATACAGATGACATTGCTTGGTATGTAAACTCTAATTCAAACATATCAaatattgtagttttggaatatttattttttgtgcatTGACATTTATGAAAAGTAGTTTACATTTAGGAAAGGAAATTAGATGGCAATGCAGTGTTTCTTTAATGATATTGATTGGATAGTTCTTGTAATGGCTATCTAAGGAACTTCAAATGAGCTGATTATGTGATGGAACGGCAAGATCTTTCAAGAACCGTTAGTTCCTCATACAGTTCTTTGGATGGTTTACCACTGCATGTTAGGATAACGAGTCCAGGTcgattgaattttatttatatagtgcttttaacaatggccATTGTTACAAAGCATTTTATAGAAATCTGGATACAAATTCTACACTTGAAATGTATagatttatccctaatgagcaagccagaggtgacggtgatgaggaaaaactccctgagacgacacgaggaagaaaccttgagaggaaccagactcaaaagcgAATCCAACCTCATCTAGGTGACATTAGATAGTGTGATTGTAAATCATTTTTCATGTATAACTGTATaccactatactatactatagttAAAAAGTGCTAGCTGTGTTAACATTAAGTCTATATGTTATTAGCTGTTCAGTAATGGAGACTGGAGTGTAAACTGCTCTCAGTCCTATGATAATAGTCCTAAGGCTATTCAAGGTagaacatccacagccatcCACATGTCCATAGAAAGACAAACAGAAGAACTGGCTAGGCTCATAAGTGAAACCTTTCTTTCtataattttatgttattttttgaGGGGGTAATGGTAACATAATAGTAACAGCGGGTATTTCTATGGTGTGAAGTGATGGAATTAATATATTTCACAGTATGACATTAATGAAACGACAAACTGATGGACATTTTATTTGCTGTGACAAGTGAGGAAACAGGGTGTGATGTTACAatagaacaacaaaaaaggactggaataaagttggtgtgacgttggacgttcgatattcgcggacatgcggaaattaagggaccgtctctaaacttacatacgacattgttaaacacgtttctaacttccaTAGCATTTGAAGGGCATGACTtgcagtcatataaccaactgtaaagtgttcatctaggtgtcaggtatgatgcacaccttttagatttttgacaattaacaaaataaactattaaatcatatataaatactgccatgtattttattactgcatgggctcatacacaaaatataatataatttaaagctcaatagcatttgaagggaatgatttacagtcatataaccaactggaaagtgttcatctaggtgtcaggtatgatgcacagcttttagatttttgatatttaaccctacaatgcatgaaccaaaaaaaccttcacggatgcataaagggggtcaaaatgacccatactggattgaatggttttcttcaaaaaatagatgtcctattaatgaaataatttgtgtgtgtgtgtgtgtgtgtgtgtgtgtgtgtgtgtgtttgtcttcatacctgacacctagatgaacactttacagttggcttcatgactatacatcattcccttcaaatgctattgagctttaaattatggtatattttgtgtgtgggcccattctgcagtgaaattcatatctaatttacatgtgattattagtttattttaataaatattaaaaatctaaaaggtgtgcatcatacctgacacctagatgaacactttccagttggttgtgtgactgtacatcattcccttaaAATGCcactgaagttagaaacgtgtttaacaatgtcgtgtgtaactttagagacgaccccttaatttccgcatatatgcgaatatcgaacgttcAACATCACACCAATTTTATTCCAGTCAAGTGACGGACATTTTATTTGCTCTCACACAACTGAGGGAACAGGGTGTGGTGTtacaacagaacaacaacaaaaaaaaggttcctcaaGGATTTTCTGTAGGGGGTCTTGCACAAGAGAAaccctctgttgtagggttgtacacgtaaaaaaaaattccaagctCCGACTTCTCGCAGCTTCGAGGGACAAACAGGAGAAATCTTTAAGACGCTAGACATCAAACTAGATGTCCTAATTGCAGAGTGCGCATGCGCGGCAAAAGTCTTTACCGGAGCGGCTAGGTACTACTGTACCAGCACTAATGGCGGAGCACGCATGCGCAGTGGAGTCTTTACCGGAGCCCTAATGGCGGAGAACGTGCGGTCGCCTTTCGACTATCGGGAGCCACCGACTCTCGACAGCGATGGAGACGGTGGCAAGCCTCCGCCACCCCGGGGGTTAGTGAACAATCCGTTTTCCGTGTCGGAAACGGGGCGTTAAGTTAACGTTACAGAATCGCCGCGTTCTATCTTTAACCAGCCAAAGGGTTTCAATACaattagctagcttgctaagctaacttgtttgtttctcttgTCCATCTAACAGTAGCAGCGCGTAATAAACAGGAGTACAGCTTTCTTTAAATCCTCATCCACCATTTTTAGACTGCAGATCCTGATTTTGTCCCTCGAGATGTTTTAAGACACACTGCACGGCATGttattgatgattttttttttattttttttttttaaacattctacGGGCTATTTTAGCTGTATCGTTACCTGTAGCTATGCTAGCTGGAGAATTGCATGGACGGTGTTTATATCCCAATTAAATCATTTCACAGTGTTTATTACAACACAGCGTGCTcctgcaaaaagaaaaagcacagcCACCGTATTCATTCTTATAATGCATAATCAGAGATGATTTATGAGCTGCAAAATTTAAATTCatgtgcatgtatatgtgcaCTGTACATGcattgtatgtatatgtatacagtgCATTGCATATAGTAATAATGAGATTTAAATGAATGTGTTATTGCATGAACACTCAGTAACCGAGCTGTGTGTTATGAGAGACTGCAGAGCTGGGATTGGGATATGCTTTATATCCTGTGTAAGATCTCTATGTAAGAAATGCATAATACCATAACATTATGCAGAAAACATGACAGTGTTTTCATAGGCCTTGATATGATGCTTAGATCCGTAAGCTGGTGTGAGGTAATTGTGATAGACAGGGAAAGTGTTGACACCGCGGTTGTCATCTTGCAGACGAGTGTGTGGACGAAAGAGAAAGGGCACTcctgtgaaggtgtgtgatCGTGCATATGTGacagaagatgaagaggaaagTTTATCCGAACACAGTTACAGCCcaggtatatatacatacatgcacacaaattATTCTTTTGAATAACTTTGATGTGGATCTTTTGATGTTCAAGGTATTGTGTTGTACACAATACCACAACATAAGTTCAAATCCTTGACTAGAAGAAGAAATGTTAATTATCAGCAGTGGTTGAAAAATGAGTAGTCCGTGCAAGTAGGTTCAATAAACACCATTtcttattgttttcatttggtacAGCTGcaaacaaaattattcaaccccccaCCCCATTGCAATGCAGgattattgtcaaaattgactAAACTAGAAGgtggcggttgcagcacgcaaacccaagaatattactgaactggaggccattgctcatgaggaatgggctaagattcctcaggaacactgccagaagctctgcatctcatttgcagcaggtcataacagcaaaagcgtgctctactaagtactaaagattcTTGCCATGgaagggttgaataattttgagactggagaaatcataagttgcattttcagttgaatttggggaaaccacctGAAGCATTCggtgtgttgaactatttcaattgcttttgtttggtttgttcattGGAAActgctgaaagtctgtcaatgttaacaataaacctgatttgcagtgggggagGGGTTTGGATAAATTTGATTGTAACTATATGTATGTTtgtccatattaatgcccatcgTTTTGGAATGGCATGTTTAAAGACAGATTGGTTTGTAATGGTCAGTTACacaaacttttgtccatatagtatGTAAACCTGTAAAATACATTACAGCCAGCAGTACTGTCAGAGCTACGAACAACGTTCTGACCAGACTGAATCATTTTTGAACACCAGTGCTTACATAATGATGGCAGCTCATCTGCTCCTTTGTTTTACAGGCGAAGGGCAGTACCCAGACGAAGCAGAGGATCGGCTTCCCCCTCCAAACAGTCCGTACTATCTCGCCGATCCGTCCCAGCTTTGGTAAGCTTTCGTTCCTTACAGCTCGTCCGTTCAGATCAAACGCATCAAGCGCTGAAATTGAGCTCGAGGCTATAATCGAGACGCTGACTTGAGCTGATTACGTTCACAGCGTATCAGAGTTAGGCGAAGAAGGCGCCAGTGGCGTTCGAGGCCCTGTGCTCTTCCCCCCTCTACCGCCTAACTGCAGGATCAGAGAGGTGCATTGTGGGAGCCAAGTACGACTGGTCGTTATAGCGATCAGAGACATCGCCAAGGGCGAGGAAATCACGGTTGACTACAACTTGGCTGAGTGGGGAGAAAACGCGCTGGTAGTCaaactcatttattcatttttcaagATAGaacttgcctttttttttttctttatattgcATATGTAATTGTTGTGTGTTACGACTTTTCCAGGCTTTCCATCGCTCTGTATCACCACGCGGATTTGAATGCGCCTTCAATCCAGACAGCAATATTAAGAAGGTGATGAggcatacatacatgcatacatacaacTTATATCCTGCTTTCTCCATATAGTGATATAATTATGAATCCATTTTCCATGTAAGATATAGTAAGTTATTGAAGTGTTGTAATACATAATTATTATAAGTAACTCATAAGTATAAGTAATTCATACCTGTTTGTCTTATAAATTTATCTAGCCCTTCCTCTGCATCAATTTGTTCATGCTCAATTAATTATctgtcattaataataaatataaactgtaatataaatataactaacATTGCTGTGTGGCAATTTTTCAACATTCCTGTCTTTGTAGGAAGAGGAGGCAGCTCCGTCTCTCCCTATGTCTCTCACGGTTTCAGACTACCTCACTCCTTCgtggtctctctctccttcatcctCACCGCTGTCCCGCTCCGAGGCCAGTGATTCGGAccgagaggaagaagaagaagaagaggaagacgaggaagaggacgatgaagaggaagaggaccTCGAAGAGCTGAGGGGCCGCATGATGCGGAGGCGCAAGAAGCGGAAAACGACGAGCAGCGCGGCCAAAAAGAAGTCTCAGCCCAGCCCGCTTTCCTTCCCTCCGTCCTCCTCACCTTTCCAGACACCTTTAGCACCACCCACcacaaacataaacaataacataaacataaacattagCCGCAGCGCGAGCAGGAAGCAGCACTGTCCTCACTGCGGCCGCCATTTCCGCTCTCTCGCTCGGCATCTTGAAAAGCACCACGATCAGCAACCGGAAATCCGGAATGCCATGGAACTGTCACACGGCCCACGTTCGTCGCACACACCGTCCTCAATGCACACACGTGGCTCACACTTGTTCAACTCGCCACAGCCCTCTgcttcctcctcatcctcc of Ictalurus punctatus breed USDA103 chromosome 29, Coco_2.0, whole genome shotgun sequence contains these proteins:
- the LOC124626516 gene encoding uncharacterized protein LOC124626516 isoform X2; the protein is MPSCSRQSLPILLLIQKARESFLSHHVPEGERLLIFDLCADTPSSAQRVGHAHSALSRCLEMLECLVAREMEELGEEFEGEYETARKTVKDRLGHLLHSTGALLENGEDVCAPLPEFQCVEGLDEVEGSGSFAAKLWTYRVLLELIHWSDSAAHALRLLHSERENEQEL
- the LOC124626516 gene encoding uncharacterized protein LOC124626516 isoform X1, whose product is MEGQKDSEPCRSATARAVALAHLLHQESKNLLELYKARESFLSHHVPEGERLLIFDLCADTPSSAQRVGHAHSALSRCLEMLECLVAREMEELGEEFEGEYETARKTVKDRLGHLLHSTGALLENGEDVCAPLPEFQCVEGLDEVEGSGSFAAKLWTYRVLLELIHWSDSAAHALRLLHSERENEQEL